One genomic segment of Ferrimonas sp. YFM includes these proteins:
- a CDS encoding hemolysin III family protein has product MSTQVHPYSTGEEIANAVTHGLGIAAAIVGLTLMLTKGIPVLSGWEIASISIYGASLILLFLFSTLYHAISHPGAKQVFKRLDHCAIYLLIAGTYTPMMVISLDDWKADLVLATIWAMALAGILFKAFFVHRYKKLALTTYLVMGWLCLLVIYPLYQAMPNAGFNLLWIGGLCYSGGVAFYVAKRTPYTHAIWHLCVLGGAVCHCVAIAVFVIPS; this is encoded by the coding sequence ATGAGCACCCAAGTCCACCCCTACTCCACTGGCGAGGAGATCGCCAATGCCGTAACCCACGGGCTGGGTATTGCCGCCGCCATCGTGGGCCTGACCCTGATGCTGACCAAGGGAATTCCTGTCCTCAGTGGCTGGGAGATTGCCAGCATCAGCATCTATGGCGCCAGCCTGATCCTGCTGTTTCTGTTCTCCACCCTCTACCACGCCATCAGCCACCCAGGTGCCAAGCAGGTGTTCAAACGCCTGGACCACTGTGCCATCTACCTGCTGATTGCCGGCACCTACACCCCGATGATGGTGATCAGCCTGGACGACTGGAAAGCGGACCTGGTGCTGGCCACCATCTGGGCCATGGCCCTGGCGGGAATCCTGTTTAAGGCGTTTTTCGTTCACCGCTACAAGAAGCTGGCCCTGACCACCTACCTGGTGATGGGCTGGCTGTGCCTGCTGGTGATCTACCCTCTGTATCAGGCGATGCCCAACGCCGGCTTCAACCTGCTGTGGATTGGCGGCCTCTGCTACAGTGGCGGCGTCGCCTTCTATGTGGCCAAACGCACCCCGTACACCCACGCCATCTGGCACCTGTGTGTCCTGGGTGGTGCCGTGTGTCACTGCGTGGCCATCGCG